CCTGCACATTGGGCCACGCAGCTTCGGCCTCACTTATCACCTTTTTAAGGCCGGCCTTACCGCTTTGGTTAAGTTTATCTATTTTATTAAAAATAAGTATTTGCCTAAGATTACGTTTGGCCGCTAGGTTAATGGTTAGCTGGTCGTTTTCGGTTAACGGGTGGCGGCAATCCATAATTAATATTAATAATTTTAAATTTGGCCGCTCCATTAAATAACGCGTTAGCTCGGCCTGCCATTGCTGCTGTAAACTATGGCTAGCTTTAGCATAACCATAACCGGGCAAATCTACCAAACGAGCAATTAAATTTTTATCATCACAAAGGTTAAAGAGGTTCATTTCACGGGTTTTACCGGGCACCCCGCTAGCTTTAGCTAAGCCGTGCTGCCGGCATAAATTGTTAATTAAACTAGATTTACCGGCATTACTGCGGCCGGCGAAAGCCACTTCGGGCAATTCATCGGCAGGTAATTGATGGTAAAAAGGACAGCTTTGGCTAAAGCGAACTTGGTCAAAATTAAGCATAAACTACTTTAACCTGTTTTACGGCTTTTGGCTAGGCTATGTTCCGTTTATCCGGCTTAAATTTTACCGTTTTGCTCTCTTTTTTATTTGACAGCCGCTCAAAGCCGTGCTATAATTAAGCTATATAAAATAAATGGAGGGCTTTTTATGGCTCAGGTTAAGTTGTTAGACATCACCAAAATTTATGATGGTGGCGTTAAAGCGGTTGATAGTATCAATATAGCTATTAAAGATGAAGAATTTGTGGTATTGGTAGGGCCATCGGGCTGCGGTAAAAGTACCACTTTACGTATG
The sequence above is a segment of the Spirochaetaceae bacterium genome. Coding sequences within it:
- the yihA gene encoding ribosome biogenesis GTP-binding protein YihA/YsxC, coding for MLNFDQVRFSQSCPFYHQLPADELPEVAFAGRSNAGKSSLINNLCRQHGLAKASGVPGKTREMNLFNLCDDKNLIARLVDLPGYGYAKASHSLQQQWQAELTRYLMERPNLKLLILIMDCRHPLTENDQLTINLAAKRNLRQILIFNKIDKLNQSGKAGLKKVISEAEAAWPNVQAISYSSTKNIGKTALADLIEGELRE